GGCCGGTGACCAGACGCACGCCCTGGGCAAAATCGCGATGGGTCAGGGGGATACCAGAATAGGCGGAACAGCCGGAGGCTGCGGTGATACCCGGGACGACTGAGAAAGGAATGCCGGCGCTGCACAAAGTTTCCAGTTCTTCACCGCCGCGACCAAAGATAAACGGGTCGCCGCCTTTCAGGCGCACGACGCGTTTTCCGCCCTGGGCTTCGCGCAATAGAATCTGGTTAATCTCTTCCTGCGGCACGCAATGGTAGCCTGAGCGTTTGCCGACGAAGACCCGATCGGCATCGCGGCGCACCAGGTTCATAATATCGTCGGAAACCAGACGATCATAAACCACCACATCGGCCTGCTGGATTTGCTGCAACCCTTTGAGGGTTAGCAGCCCCGCATCGCCAGGGCCCGCGCCAACCAGCACCACTTCACCGCGATGATCCAGCGGCTCGGTCAGTAGCTGTTCCGTGGTATCTGCAACCGCCTGACGATCTTCATTCGCCAGAGATTGTGCAAGCCTGTCGCTAACAAACAGCTTCTCCCAGAAACGGCGACGCTCGCTCACGGTCGCAAACTGTTTCTTCACACGTGAACGCAATTGCCCGGCGTACTGAGCCAACTGGCCTAAATGGAGCGGCAGAACTGACTCCAGCTTTTCACGCAGCAGGCGCGCCAACACCGGTGAGGTGCCGCCTGAAGAGACGGCAACCATCAATGGTGAGCGGTCGATAATCGACGGCATGATAAAGCTGGCCTGCTGAGGTGCGTCGACCACGTTGCAAAATATTCGCCTTGCTTCTGATGACTCACTGACCTGCTGATTCACCTTTTCGTTGTCGGTAGCAGCAATCGCCAGCCAACAGTTATCCAGCAGAGCAGGGTTAAACTCGCCTTTTACCAGGGTGAGCATGTTCGAATCGGCCCACACCTGGAACTGAGGCACAAAATCCAGCGCGTTGACCGTTAATCTGGCTCCCGCGTCGAGTAACAGGCGAGCTTTACGTTCGGCAACATCGCCGCCGCCGACTAACAAACAGTCGCGATCGCGTAATTGGCAAAATATAGGCAAATGGTCCACGACATTACCTCTTAATTATTGGCAGCAGCCTTAGAATCTGGCTATTAGGCTATCTTATTTGTCAGGTTGAACCTGGGCAGTGCTCACAATCCTCACGTACTACGTGTACGTTCCGGTTGTTCCGCGCCGTCCGTGTTCAACCTGTCTGCACCGATTACGCCTACTGAGCCAGACTCTCAGTCTCGTTAGTTTTTTCCGGAGCTGGGCGCTCCGATTTCGGCGTAGCATACCAATAACCCAATCCCATAAATACGACACCGGACAAAGTATTGCCGAGTGTTACCCATAACAGATTGTGACCAATTCCCGCAAGGGTGTAGGCATCGCTGTGATGACCGAACCAGGAGAGGGCAAACAGCGTCATGTTGGCAACGGAGTGCTCATAGCCGGAAGCGATAAACGCCAGCAGGCACCACCAGATAGCGATAAATTTTGCTGAGCCTTCAGTACGGATCGCCATCCAGATTGCCAGACATACCAGCCAGTTACACAGCGCGCCTTTGAAAAACAGCGCCATCGCAGATTGGCTGGTTTTAGCCAGCGCGACGGTGTGAACGAGGCTGGTATCGACCGGCAGCAGACTGCCGCTACCCCAGCTATACAGCAGCGCCACGAAAATAGAACCGAGCAGGTTGCCCATCCAGGTTTGCGGCAAAATGGCCCACATCTGCCCCTGGCTGATGGTGCCCGCTTTCACGCCCAGAGTCAGGAACATGGTGTGGCCGGTAAACAATTCAGAACCGGCGATAATCACCAGGGTTAAGGCGATACCAAAAGTGGCGCCCATCACCAGAGGACGAACAGATGGGTCGAGCAGATTGCCGAGGGTGAAAATAAGGATGATGCCGAGGCCGACATAAGCGCCTGCCATCATCGAGCTGACCCAGAAACTGAATGGATTATTGGCCGAGAGGCGTGCAATGCGCGCAGCGTTAGCCGCGCACTTGTTTATAGTGTCCGTAAACATATGATTGATTACCCTTGAGATATAAAAATAAGGGTAAGCGGATTAAATGGTTGATCTTACCTTTGCATGAGAGTGAGACAGACCGGCATCTCATCGGATTATCTGGTTGATGCTTCACCTACTGCTGGTGCATGTTTCCTTCGCTAATTCCAGCAAGAACCCCACACGCCTCAACTTCCCGGTCATCGTTGCAACTCGCTCTCAGTGAAACGAGTTGTTTCTCAAGCGCTTGCAGAGCGGTTATCTGCGACCGCACATGAGAGATGTGATCATCGAGCAAGGCGTTGACGGCGGTACAAGGCTGATGAGGGTCGTCCTGATAGCTCTGTAGTTCGTGAATCTCAGCCAGTGACAGGCCCAGGATTCTGCAGCGACGGATGAAGGCCAGCCCCTCACCATGCTTCTCGGTATAGACACGGTAACCGTTGTCCTGCCGATCAGGCGGCGGCAACAAGCCCTGCTGTTCATAGAAGCGGATCGTCTGTGTTTCGACCCCTACCAACTGCGCCAACTGACCAATGCGCATCAGCCTCCTCCCCAACGGATTCTTTACTCTATTGACCTTATAGTAGCTTTATAGTTTAAAATGGTACCACAACATTGTTCAAGTGGAGTCGTATCATGAGCAAATCCTGTGGTGGCGCCTGTGGCGGTGATGCAACGTCCGCAGCGGATACCGATATACAGGCCTCCTCCGAGGCGCCAGGGAGATGGGTCAGTGTTTATGCCGTGCCGAAGATGGACTGTCCATCAGAAGAACGAATGATTCGCCTAGCCCTGAACGGCTTTGAGGAGATTCGGGCGCTGTCCTTCGACTTGTCGAACCGCCGGCTGAAGGTCGTGCATGACGGCGAGGTCGAGCCCGTCACCTCGAAACTGAAGACCTTGGGGCTAGGCGCCTCGCTTCAGGAAACCGTCGCTGCAAATCCGGAGACCATCAAGGCCGCCGAGTTTTCGGCAGCTTCTGCTAAGCAAGAATCCGGGACCCTGCGCTGGTTGCTCGGCATCAATGCACTTCTGTTCGTGGTGGAAATGACTGCCGGTCTGATCGCCCGGTCCACCGGCCTGATTGGAGAATCCCTGGACAATTTTGCCGATGCGGCGGTGTACGGGCTTGCCCTTTATGCGGTTGGACATAGCGTGAAAATGCAGGTACGTGCCGCGCATCTTGCTGGTGTACTGCAACTGATCTTGGCTGTGGGCGTGCTCGTAGAGGTGGTGAGACGCTTTGTATTCGGTAGTGAGCCTGAATCGCTGGTGATGATGGCTATCGCATTCGTCGCATTGATTGCCAATACCAGTTGTCTGCTGCTCATATCCAAACATCGGGAAGGCGGGGCGCACATGAAGGCAAGCTGGATATTCTCGGCCAACGACGTGGTGATCAACCTGGGGGTCATCACCGCCGGCGCCCTGGTCGCGTGGACCGGTTCCAATTATCCGGATCTGATTATCGGCACCATCGCGGGGGGCATTGTACTTAACGGTGCCAGACGCATTTTGGCGTTGAAGGGTTAAATAATGCTCATTATTGGCAAAAAGCTCTCGCCGTATGCCCTATTGTCCATATCGGGCCTGCTGGCAGCGTCTGATCAGGCTGTAAAGTGGCTGGTGCAGCAATCAATGGCCTATGGCGAGTATGTTTCGGTGACCCCGTTCTTTAACTGGGTGCACCTATGGAACACCGGTGCCGCATTCAGTCTTTTTGCGAATGGTGGAGGCTGGCAGCGCTACTTTTTTATCGGAATCGCGGTAGTGGTCTCGATTTTTCTGATCAAGCTGATCCTTGAAAATCGTCATAAAGGAGAAGCCATCGCTTACAGTCTTATCCTCGGTGGCGCCATGGGCAACCTGATTGACCGGGTCTTTCGCGGCTATGTTGTGGATTCCTTTGATTTCTATTGGCGAGACTGGCATTGGCCGGCCTTCAACCTGGCTGATATTGCAATTGTCCTCGGTGCCTTACTTTTCGTTTCCAGCAGCTTGTTGGGTAAAAAAGCAAACACCAATGCCGAGTCGGATGGATCTGACTGACACCTACGCCTATACAACACCATGACCGAACTTCCCGACAACATCCTTCACCTGCCGCAATACCAAGTACTGGGCTGCAAATCAACCGACGACGAAATGCACTTCCAGGTGGACGTGCCCGATCCCATCGCCTGCGAGGAATGCGGCGTGCAGGGTGAGTTCGTACGGTTCGGCAAGCGTGACGTTCCCTATCGTGATCTGCCCATCCACGGCAAGCGGGTCACTCTCTGGGTGGTCCGCCGCCGATACACCTGCCGGGCCTGCAAGACAACATTCAGGCCCCAGCTACCGGAGATGGTGGACGGATTCCGTATGACACTGCGGCTGCATGAGTACGTGGAGAAGGAATCCTTCAACCACCCCTACACCTTTGTGGCGGCACAGACCGGCCTGGACGAGAAGACGGTGCGCGACATCTTCAACGCCCGCGCCGAGTTCCTGGGGCGCTGGCACCGCTTCGAGACGCCCCGCATCCTGGGCATTGACGAGCTATACCTGAACAAGCGCTACCGCTGCATTCTGACCAACATTGAGGAGCGAACCCTGCTCGACCTGCTGGCCACCCGCCGCCAGGACGTGGTGACCAACTACCTGATGAAGCTGAAAGACCGGCAGAAGGTCGAGATCGTCAGCATGGACATGTGGAACCCCTACCGGGCAGCGGTCAAGGCTGTGCTGCCCCAGGCCCGTATCGTGGTCGATAAGTTCCATGTGGTGCGCATGGCCAACGATGCCCTAGAGAGAGTGCGCAAGGGCCTCAGAAAGGAGCTGAAACCGTCCCAGAGCCGGACTCTCAAGGGAGACCGGAAAATCCTGCTGAAACGCGCTCACGAAGTCTCAGACCGGGAGCGCCTCATCATGGAGACCTGGACAGGCGCGTTCCCGCAACTGCTGGCCGCCTACGAGCACAAGGAGCGCTTCTACGGCATCTGGGACGCCACCACACGGCTCCAGGCAGAAGCCGCCCTGGACGAGTGGATAGCCACCATCCCGAAGGGCCAAAAGGAAGTCTGGAGCGATCTGGTCAGGGCAGTGGGAAACTGGCGCGAAGAGACCATGACCTACTTCGAGACGGACATGCCCGTCACCAACGCTTACACGGAGTCCATCAACCGACTGGCCAAGGACAAGAACCGTGAAGGGCGCGGTTACTCCTTCGAGGTGATGCGGGCACGAATGCTCTACACCACGAAGCACAAGAAGAAGGCACCGACTGCGAAGGTCTCTCCTTTCTACAAGAAAACCATCGGTTACGGACTGCCGGACTTCGCAGAGGAACTCAACTACGGAGTCGATCTATCAACCATCTGAGGGTGGTATCAGATTGATGGGGTGAAGGTGCCCCATCAACCATTAAATCCGTATACCCAAAAATAAAAAAGAAATTCAAAAAAAGGGAGGCGTTGCGCCTCCCGTTAATCTATTAACCGCGTAGCTGCACGACGCCGTCTTTCACTCGGGCTTCATAGTGCGCCACCGAATGGCTTTCATCTTCCAGACACAGGCCATCGCGCAGGCGGAAACGCTGCTTTTTCAGCGGGCTGGCAACCCACAGCTCGCCCTGATGCTCGGCAATCAGGCCGCGGGACAGGACGCTGGACTCAAAGAACGGGTCGATGTTGCTGATCGCAAAAATCTGGTCGCCGTGATAAGGGCGGAAAATTGCCACTTGTTTATCACCTAACAGCGCGCAGACGCCGGTTTCCGGCACGATGTCATCGAGTTTGCAGATATTTTTCCACTGGCTCATGCGTTTTCCTCCACCAGAGTTACCGGGATGCGTTCGTACGGCGTAGCCGGGCGATGCTGTTCGCGTTCAGGAACCACCTGGACGTTCGGATCGCGCTTGTCGCTGTTGATGAAGTGCTTGAAGCGAACCTGGGCGGCTGGTGTGTTGACGGTTTCCGTCCACTCGCATATCACCGCTTCGCGCAGGCGGGCCATCTCTTCTTCCAGATGCTCGTTCAGACCCAGCTTGTCGTCGATGATGACCGATTTCAGGTATTCAATGCCGCCTTCCATGTTATCTAACCACGGCGCGGTACGGGTCAGTTTATCGGCCGTACGGATGTAGAACATCA
This Klebsiella sp. RHBSTW-00484 DNA region includes the following protein-coding sequences:
- the lspA gene encoding signal peptidase II, with protein sequence MLIIGKKLSPYALLSISGLLAASDQAVKWLVQQSMAYGEYVSVTPFFNWVHLWNTGAAFSLFANGGGWQRYFFIGIAVVVSIFLIKLILENRHKGEAIAYSLILGGAMGNLIDRVFRGYVVDSFDFYWRDWHWPAFNLADIAIVLGALLFVSSSLLGKKANTNAESDGSD
- the nirD gene encoding nitrite reductase small subunit NirD; this translates as MSQWKNICKLDDIVPETGVCALLGDKQVAIFRPYHGDQIFAISNIDPFFESSVLSRGLIAEHQGELWVASPLKKQRFRLRDGLCLEDESHSVAHYEARVKDGVVQLRG
- a CDS encoding cation transporter: MSKSCGGACGGDATSAADTDIQASSEAPGRWVSVYAVPKMDCPSEERMIRLALNGFEEIRALSFDLSNRRLKVVHDGEVEPVTSKLKTLGLGASLQETVAANPETIKAAEFSAASAKQESGTLRWLLGINALLFVVEMTAGLIARSTGLIGESLDNFADAAVYGLALYAVGHSVKMQVRAAHLAGVLQLILAVGVLVEVVRRFVFGSEPESLVMMAIAFVALIANTSCLLLISKHREGGAHMKASWIFSANDVVINLGVITAGALVAWTGSNYPDLIIGTIAGGIVLNGARRILALKG
- the nirC gene encoding nitrite transporter NirC codes for the protein MFTDTINKCAANAARIARLSANNPFSFWVSSMMAGAYVGLGIILIFTLGNLLDPSVRPLVMGATFGIALTLVIIAGSELFTGHTMFLTLGVKAGTISQGQMWAILPQTWMGNLLGSIFVALLYSWGSGSLLPVDTSLVHTVALAKTSQSAMALFFKGALCNWLVCLAIWMAIRTEGSAKFIAIWWCLLAFIASGYEHSVANMTLFALSWFGHHSDAYTLAGIGHNLLWVTLGNTLSGVVFMGLGYWYATPKSERPAPEKTNETESLAQ
- a CDS encoding ISL3-like element ISPpu12 family transposase, translating into MTELPDNILHLPQYQVLGCKSTDDEMHFQVDVPDPIACEECGVQGEFVRFGKRDVPYRDLPIHGKRVTLWVVRRRYTCRACKTTFRPQLPEMVDGFRMTLRLHEYVEKESFNHPYTFVAAQTGLDEKTVRDIFNARAEFLGRWHRFETPRILGIDELYLNKRYRCILTNIEERTLLDLLATRRQDVVTNYLMKLKDRQKVEIVSMDMWNPYRAAVKAVLPQARIVVDKFHVVRMANDALERVRKGLRKELKPSQSRTLKGDRKILLKRAHEVSDRERLIMETWTGAFPQLLAAYEHKERFYGIWDATTRLQAEAALDEWIATIPKGQKEVWSDLVRAVGNWREETMTYFETDMPVTNAYTESINRLAKDKNREGRGYSFEVMRARMLYTTKHKKKAPTAKVSPFYKKTIGYGLPDFAEELNYGVDLSTI
- the cysG gene encoding siroheme synthase CysG → MDHLPIFCQLRDRDCLLVGGGDVAERKARLLLDAGARLTVNALDFVPQFQVWADSNMLTLVKGEFNPALLDNCWLAIAATDNEKVNQQVSESSEARRIFCNVVDAPQQASFIMPSIIDRSPLMVAVSSGGTSPVLARLLREKLESVLPLHLGQLAQYAGQLRSRVKKQFATVSERRRFWEKLFVSDRLAQSLANEDRQAVADTTEQLLTEPLDHRGEVVLVGAGPGDAGLLTLKGLQQIQQADVVVYDRLVSDDIMNLVRRDADRVFVGKRSGYHCVPQEEINQILLREAQGGKRVVRLKGGDPFIFGRGGEELETLCSAGIPFSVVPGITAASGCSAYSGIPLTHRDFAQGVRLVTGHLKTGGELDWENLAVEKQTLVFYMGLNQAPAIREKLIAHGMAADMPAAIVENGTAVTQKVVTGTLEQLDLLAQQMASPALIIVGRVVGLRDKLNWFSNH
- the cadR gene encoding Cd(II)/Pb(II)-responsive transcriptional regulator; amino-acid sequence: MRIGQLAQLVGVETQTIRFYEQQGLLPPPDRQDNGYRVYTEKHGEGLAFIRRCRILGLSLAEIHELQSYQDDPHQPCTAVNALLDDHISHVRSQITALQALEKQLVSLRASCNDDREVEACGVLAGISEGNMHQQ